One region of Aureibacillus halotolerans genomic DNA includes:
- a CDS encoding TraR/DksA C4-type zinc finger protein — protein sequence MMLTNDQQKELHQSLLDRLDEIEAEQRNEKQHDQNARTELSTYDNHPADSGTELFEREKDMALHTHLEKEKNDILTALQRIETGQYGRCEISGKAIPFERLQAIPTATTIRDAEKHNQPASDRPVEEDNLSPSRTYFPQHDGEDAWQVVEAYGTSDTPADLFDPDIYDYDSMTLYQDEQEGAVEAYETFTASKSIDGSGKRAVPSRSHEAYEQSIDDNHSD from the coding sequence ATGATGCTTACAAACGATCAGCAAAAAGAACTGCACCAAAGTTTGTTGGATAGACTTGATGAAATTGAAGCAGAACAACGGAATGAGAAACAACATGACCAGAATGCCCGAACCGAATTATCAACCTACGATAATCATCCAGCGGATTCTGGAACTGAACTTTTTGAACGCGAAAAGGACATGGCCTTACACACGCATTTGGAAAAAGAAAAAAACGACATCCTCACTGCTTTACAACGGATAGAAACAGGGCAGTATGGACGATGTGAAATCAGCGGGAAAGCCATTCCCTTTGAACGCTTACAAGCAATCCCGACGGCAACCACTATTAGAGACGCAGAGAAGCACAACCAACCTGCTTCAGATCGGCCGGTTGAAGAAGACAATTTGTCACCATCTCGAACGTATTTTCCTCAACATGACGGTGAAGACGCTTGGCAAGTGGTTGAGGCCTATGGAACATCCGATACACCAGCTGACCTTTTTGATCCGGATATTTATGATTACGACAGTATGACCTTGTACCAGGATGAACAAGAAGGTGCGGTTGAGGCGTACGAAACCTTCACTGCAAGCAAATCAATAGACGGATCAGGCAAAAGAGCTGTTCCTTCCAGAAGTCATGAGGCGTATGAACAATCCATTGATGACAACCATTCCGATTAA
- a CDS encoding hotdog fold thioesterase, with product MSMLELLQVKKVSVSAEEVILEMPVNENVHQPMGYLHGGASVFLAETAASLGALEHCEQGLLPVGLEINANHIRPMKEGILVAKATPVHKGKTTMVWEIKLTTKETHALICLSRCTIALKAPRA from the coding sequence ATGAGCATGCTTGAATTATTGCAGGTGAAGAAAGTTAGCGTTAGCGCAGAGGAAGTCATTTTAGAAATGCCTGTCAACGAAAACGTACATCAACCAATGGGCTATCTCCATGGTGGGGCCTCTGTTTTTCTTGCCGAAACAGCAGCGAGTCTCGGGGCTCTTGAACATTGTGAACAGGGACTACTCCCTGTTGGGTTAGAGATCAATGCCAACCACATACGTCCTATGAAGGAAGGAATATTGGTCGCAAAAGCAACTCCCGTGCACAAAGGAAAAACAACGATGGTGTGGGAGATAAAGTTAACGACAAAAGAAACTCATGCCCTTATTTGTCTGTCGCGATGCACAATTGCTCTGAAGGCACCTCGTGCATGA
- a CDS encoding AI-2E family transporter: protein MWYQKAWFKYLVGAVLLLLAIKLYGEVQFFIEPLLTFLTTMLTPILLAGILYYILRPVVRWLSQYIWRSLSILIIFVVIVGAMAFAITGVGGFLTAQFQDLVNQWPIILAAGEEQFNNLLAMVDFNSAPVTEIRDNVLNFLQNSLGTIGNNVFSIAGAVTSAITVAVVIPFILFYLLKDDHKVYPSLLKWSPRKYENQVGDALREMDGTVQAYVLGQMLVATVIGVLMFCGYLLIGLPFAAVLALFALVTSFIPFLGPFLGILPAIVIAIPDGTFMIVKVLIVFVIVQQSEGNLVSPKILGDRLNIHPVTVILIILAMGSVFGFIGILLAVPLYAVIKVAVNAIISGIREARNENG from the coding sequence GTGTGGTATCAAAAAGCTTGGTTCAAATATTTGGTAGGCGCAGTCCTTTTACTGTTGGCCATCAAGTTATACGGTGAAGTTCAGTTTTTTATAGAACCTTTATTAACGTTTTTGACGACAATGCTTACGCCAATACTTCTAGCTGGAATTCTTTATTACATATTACGTCCAGTTGTGAGGTGGCTGTCTCAATACATATGGCGTTCATTGTCCATTTTAATCATCTTTGTTGTAATCGTAGGGGCGATGGCTTTTGCGATCACCGGAGTAGGAGGTTTTTTAACTGCTCAGTTCCAAGATTTAGTAAATCAATGGCCAATTATTCTTGCAGCTGGTGAAGAACAATTTAATAATTTGCTTGCGATGGTTGATTTTAATAGTGCACCGGTGACGGAAATTCGTGATAACGTCCTCAATTTCCTGCAAAACTCCTTAGGAACCATAGGAAATAATGTGTTTAGTATCGCTGGTGCTGTGACGAGCGCCATTACAGTCGCTGTTGTTATTCCATTTATTCTTTTCTACCTTCTTAAGGATGATCATAAAGTGTATCCATCATTGCTAAAGTGGTCCCCAAGAAAGTATGAAAATCAAGTCGGGGACGCCCTACGCGAGATGGATGGAACCGTGCAAGCTTACGTGCTCGGTCAAATGCTTGTCGCAACGGTCATTGGTGTCCTTATGTTTTGTGGGTATTTGTTGATAGGCCTCCCTTTCGCAGCAGTGCTTGCTTTATTTGCATTAGTCACATCGTTTATCCCATTCCTAGGTCCTTTTTTAGGGATTCTCCCAGCGATTGTGATCGCCATACCAGATGGTACCTTTATGATCGTAAAGGTGTTGATCGTCTTTGTTATTGTTCAGCAGTCTGAAGGGAATCTCGTTTCTCCGAAAATTTTAGGGGACCGACTTAATATTCACCCAGTGACTGTCATCTTGATCATTCTTGCGATGGGCTCAGTCTTCGGTTTCATCGGTATTCTCCTCGCTGTGCCTTTATACGCTGTTATTAAAGTCGCTGTAAATGCGATAATCTCTGGTATTCGTGAGGCGCGTAACGAAAACGGTTAG
- a CDS encoding TraR/DksA C4-type zinc finger protein has protein sequence MSHLTDSQRNTLKQQLLEIKNAVENRQDKSGVKDQSLAESYGDVPASADNHAADMATELYDREKAIALAQHDEGILDDVNEALQRLEDGTYGYCKETNEPIPVDRLMAMPFALRTVEAQEKVEKQSQPATSQETEKAGLYDPRNETIDRLEQEQDAYQDRPTDDEEGKIDFPSSTKE, from the coding sequence ATGAGCCATTTGACTGATTCACAACGAAACACACTTAAACAACAACTGCTTGAAATAAAAAACGCTGTTGAAAATCGTCAAGACAAAAGTGGAGTTAAAGACCAATCTCTAGCAGAGAGTTACGGCGATGTGCCAGCAAGTGCAGACAATCATGCTGCAGACATGGCGACTGAGTTATATGATCGTGAAAAGGCCATCGCGCTTGCACAGCATGATGAAGGTATACTTGATGACGTCAATGAAGCATTGCAGCGTCTGGAAGACGGGACATACGGGTACTGTAAAGAGACCAATGAACCAATTCCAGTGGATCGTTTAATGGCAATGCCCTTCGCATTACGGACCGTCGAGGCACAGGAAAAAGTGGAGAAACAATCTCAGCCCGCCACTTCGCAGGAAACGGAAAAGGCGGGGCTGTATGACCCGCGAAATGAGACGATTGATCGTCTTGAGCAAGAGCAGGATGCCTATCAAGATAGACCAACCGACGATGAAGAAGGAAAGATAGATTTCCCTTCATCAACGAAAGAGTAA
- a CDS encoding peroxiredoxin family protein: MSRTLWRRVFVSLFLVGLVVWGVIDWAKNNEVQASAVMSSMFFWIDKDNDNNSSEPVLLTGPDAEQIKSTLKVGELAPDFSLKNADGETVRLSDYRGKPVLLNFWASWCEPCKEEMPVFQDYYESENPSVQLLTVNATTTERSKKDAVNFVRANGFTFPVVYDTKSEVIPDYRAYYLPVTFMIDADGKLTYERRGPLTEKMLTELLPTS; the protein is encoded by the coding sequence ATGTCTAGAACACTTTGGCGGAGAGTCTTTGTATCGCTGTTCCTTGTTGGCCTTGTCGTTTGGGGCGTTATCGATTGGGCAAAGAACAACGAAGTACAAGCAAGTGCTGTCATGTCGTCCATGTTTTTTTGGATAGACAAGGACAACGACAATAATAGCTCTGAACCTGTCCTGTTGACAGGGCCAGACGCTGAACAAATAAAATCAACACTTAAAGTGGGGGAGCTTGCCCCGGATTTCTCCTTGAAAAATGCAGACGGTGAGACAGTTCGCCTGTCAGATTATCGAGGGAAACCAGTGTTGCTTAACTTTTGGGCATCATGGTGTGAACCATGCAAGGAAGAAATGCCCGTGTTCCAAGACTATTACGAATCTGAAAACCCGAGCGTTCAATTATTAACAGTGAACGCTACGACGACAGAGCGGAGCAAAAAGGATGCCGTCAATTTTGTACGTGCAAATGGGTTTACGTTCCCCGTCGTGTATGACACAAAATCAGAAGTGATACCGGATTACAGGGCCTATTACTTGCCAGTCACATTTATGATCGATGCAGACGGAAAACTAACGTATGAGCGTCGTGGCCCCCTTACTGAAAAAATGCTCACTGAACTACTCCCAACATCCTGA
- the ppc gene encoding phosphoenolpyruvate carboxylase encodes MTTQNTEQTHDTSAPLRKDVKMLGNMLGDVLLLQGGQSLLDTVERIREKTKELRNDSDRTSSDQQLKKDISALKPPQRGQVIRAFAIYFHLVNIAEQTHRIRRRKAYQREAENVMQPGSLENTVVKMKEKDISQEVISEVLHKLNLELIITAHPTEATRRTVLQIHGRIAELLIKKDVPILTAREQEELDEALFDEVMTLWQTEELRDRKPTVMDEVSNGLYYFDKTLFEILPQIHQELEDSLNKHYPETSWSVPNFLRFGSWIGGDRDGNPNVTPEITWSTLESHRELAIKKYIEATEYLHRFLSHSSKHVQISEELIASVEQEAHLLQASEKWVVNHEVYRNKLTIIKKKLKETGKSTFGYDSSEAFLADLHLIRKSFEKHQMRAHESKRIRHLIRQVELFGFHLASLDIRNHSGEHASALDEILKSVNLADNYSALPEKEKVALLSSVIKDPRPLISFKETLSEETQKIFGVFELIRSAHKEFGPRSIEVYLVSMTESASDLLEVLVLAKEAGIFRLHADGRIESHLTVAPLLETIDDLVAGPDIMKTLFDIDFYRRHLKERNDMQEIMLGYSDGSKDGGTLTANWKLYKAQQEIHEMAKGYQIGLKFFHGRGGSLGRGGGPLNRSILSQPAETLGDGVKITEQGEVLSSRYLLFDIAHRSLEQAASALLAATAHISSETEEHYHRAPEWVQAMDDMSDVSLKTYQSLVFGDDDFVEYFTQSTPLPELGELNIGSRPTSRKNSSKFDDLRAIPWVFAWTQSRQLLPAWFAAGSGLAAYANNGHLPVLQDMYKHWPFFRSTIENLQMALKKADLSAAKEYMKLVENQDIAERIFGVISEEYKLTQDVLLKITEQDELLDHSPNIKSSIILRNPYVDPLNFLQVELISQLRANHEGNEKDDDGLLREVLLTINGLAAGLRNTG; translated from the coding sequence ATGACTACACAGAACACAGAACAAACTCATGATACAAGCGCCCCGCTGCGCAAAGATGTGAAAATGCTCGGCAACATGCTCGGAGATGTACTTCTTCTCCAAGGAGGGCAATCCTTGTTAGACACGGTAGAGCGCATCCGTGAAAAAACAAAGGAGCTTCGTAATGACTCTGATCGTACGTCAAGTGATCAGCAGCTCAAAAAAGATATTTCTGCTCTAAAACCTCCACAACGGGGACAGGTTATCCGTGCATTTGCGATTTATTTCCATTTAGTTAATATTGCAGAGCAGACACATCGCATTCGTCGACGCAAAGCATACCAGCGTGAAGCTGAAAATGTCATGCAGCCAGGATCGCTCGAAAATACAGTTGTGAAAATGAAAGAAAAGGATATCTCTCAAGAGGTCATCTCAGAGGTCCTACATAAGCTAAACCTTGAGCTTATTATCACCGCCCATCCTACAGAAGCAACCCGTCGGACGGTCCTCCAAATTCATGGACGAATTGCCGAATTATTGATTAAAAAAGATGTCCCTATATTGACAGCTCGTGAACAGGAAGAGCTTGATGAAGCCTTGTTTGATGAAGTCATGACACTTTGGCAAACAGAAGAGCTTAGAGACCGCAAGCCAACCGTTATGGACGAAGTATCTAACGGTCTATATTATTTCGACAAAACCCTATTTGAAATCCTCCCTCAAATTCACCAAGAACTTGAGGACTCTTTGAACAAGCATTATCCAGAAACATCATGGAGTGTCCCAAATTTTCTCCGCTTCGGCTCATGGATTGGTGGCGACCGGGACGGGAACCCAAATGTGACTCCTGAGATAACTTGGTCAACACTTGAAAGTCACCGGGAACTTGCTATAAAAAAATATATAGAGGCTACGGAGTATCTTCACCGCTTTTTAAGTCACTCTTCAAAACATGTTCAAATTAGCGAGGAACTCATAGCGTCAGTTGAACAGGAAGCCCACCTATTGCAAGCTTCGGAAAAGTGGGTCGTTAATCATGAGGTTTATCGGAACAAGCTAACGATTATTAAAAAGAAATTAAAAGAAACGGGCAAAAGCACTTTCGGGTATGATTCTTCAGAAGCTTTTCTTGCTGACTTGCATCTTATTCGCAAAAGCTTTGAAAAACATCAAATGCGTGCCCATGAATCCAAGAGAATTCGCCACCTCATTCGCCAGGTTGAACTATTTGGCTTCCATCTTGCGTCTCTCGACATTCGCAATCATAGTGGCGAGCATGCGTCCGCTCTTGATGAAATTTTAAAAAGCGTCAATCTTGCTGATAACTATTCTGCACTTCCTGAAAAAGAGAAAGTTGCTCTGTTATCGTCTGTCATAAAAGACCCTCGCCCATTAATTTCATTCAAGGAAACGTTAAGCGAGGAAACGCAAAAAATCTTTGGTGTGTTTGAATTAATTCGTTCAGCTCACAAAGAATTCGGTCCTCGGTCGATTGAAGTTTATTTGGTTAGTATGACAGAATCCGCAAGTGACTTATTGGAAGTGCTTGTATTAGCTAAAGAAGCTGGGATCTTCCGTTTACACGCAGATGGTCGCATTGAGAGTCATCTCACTGTCGCTCCTTTGCTTGAAACAATTGACGACTTAGTCGCTGGACCTGACATCATGAAAACCCTTTTTGACATTGATTTTTATCGTAGGCACCTCAAAGAACGTAACGATATGCAAGAAATCATGCTAGGCTACTCAGATGGAAGTAAAGATGGCGGAACATTGACGGCGAACTGGAAGCTCTATAAAGCACAACAGGAAATTCATGAAATGGCAAAAGGTTATCAAATTGGTTTGAAATTTTTCCATGGCCGTGGTGGTTCTCTCGGCAGAGGCGGTGGACCATTAAACCGCAGTATTCTCTCACAACCAGCTGAAACACTTGGTGATGGCGTGAAAATCACCGAGCAGGGTGAAGTGTTGTCCTCACGGTATCTCCTATTTGACATTGCGCATCGTAGCTTAGAGCAAGCCGCATCTGCTTTGCTTGCTGCTACTGCACACATCTCTTCGGAAACAGAGGAACACTACCATCGCGCGCCGGAGTGGGTTCAGGCAATGGATGATATGTCTGACGTCTCATTAAAGACCTATCAATCACTAGTATTCGGAGACGATGATTTTGTAGAGTATTTTACACAATCCACACCATTGCCAGAGTTAGGTGAGTTGAACATCGGCTCGCGCCCTACAAGCCGTAAAAACAGCTCGAAATTTGATGATTTACGTGCCATTCCTTGGGTATTTGCTTGGACGCAAAGCCGCCAGCTTCTGCCTGCTTGGTTTGCTGCTGGGTCTGGTCTCGCAGCCTATGCAAACAATGGGCATCTGCCAGTGCTTCAAGATATGTATAAACATTGGCCATTTTTCCGTTCTACAATTGAGAATCTACAAATGGCCCTTAAAAAAGCCGATCTTTCTGCAGCGAAGGAATACATGAAGCTTGTTGAAAACCAAGACATTGCTGAGCGTATTTTCGGGGTCATTAGTGAAGAGTATAAACTCACACAAGACGTTCTTTTGAAAATTACTGAGCAAGATGAATTGCTTGACCATAGCCCTAACATTAAATCGTCCATTATTCTTCGAAATCCGTATGTTGATCCTTTAAACTTCCTTCAAGTTGAACTTATCTCTCAACTGAGAGCAAATCATGAAGGAAATGAGAAGGACGATGATGGACTTTTAAGAGAAGTACTTCTGACCATTAACGGTCTTGCAGC
- a CDS encoding class I SAM-dependent methyltransferase — protein MPILTTWHAYVGYELDLFTTFKKPISLQTAADQRNLSQDLLARWVDVGLAVGHLKEKQQLIQVKNYNKMPVKKTKTNMSGILLKEMMELHIPTLLSYPELMRQKSKQEFNADKHGEIVAETSSLLEGLALKKLYKVVKKRNSQSVLDIGCGHGGYLSKLAEKFPELSLTGIDINETVIEEAKHRNANQNIRFMNENVMSMPQTEERFDIVMMNNVFHYIAPSQRQKLFEKAAQLLSPNGQLFIVTPIKNPKHGKPFSSAFNSFFTAFENLYPLPSAKEIHQFSKTAHTKPVNSTSIVREGGWYVFILENKRKEVAMLKPITTQTRVPVK, from the coding sequence ATGCCTATATTAACAACATGGCACGCCTATGTTGGCTATGAGCTTGATTTGTTTACCACCTTCAAAAAACCGATTTCTCTTCAAACAGCGGCAGATCAACGTAATTTATCTCAAGATCTGCTTGCACGGTGGGTGGACGTCGGCCTGGCGGTTGGGCATTTAAAAGAAAAACAACAGCTGATTCAAGTAAAAAACTACAATAAAATGCCAGTAAAGAAAACCAAAACGAACATGAGTGGCATTCTTTTAAAAGAGATGATGGAGCTTCATATTCCTACCCTTCTCTCCTACCCAGAATTGATGAGACAGAAATCGAAGCAAGAATTTAATGCAGACAAGCATGGAGAGATTGTCGCAGAAACGTCCTCCCTCTTGGAAGGACTTGCACTAAAAAAACTTTATAAGGTGGTTAAAAAACGTAACAGTCAGTCTGTGCTGGATATAGGCTGTGGGCATGGAGGCTACTTATCAAAGCTTGCTGAAAAATTTCCTGAGTTATCGCTAACTGGGATAGATATAAATGAAACTGTTATCGAAGAAGCGAAGCATCGAAACGCAAACCAAAACATTCGCTTCATGAATGAGAATGTGATGTCTATGCCGCAAACGGAGGAACGGTTTGATATCGTAATGATGAACAATGTGTTCCATTACATCGCCCCTTCACAGAGACAAAAGCTTTTTGAAAAAGCAGCACAGCTTCTCTCACCTAATGGCCAGCTTTTTATTGTGACACCAATTAAAAACCCGAAGCACGGCAAGCCCTTTTCTAGTGCGTTTAACAGCTTTTTCACCGCCTTTGAAAACTTATACCCTCTTCCATCAGCGAAAGAAATTCATCAGTTTTCAAAAACCGCTCATACAAAGCCAGTGAACTCTACGTCAATCGTTCGAGAAGGAGGTTGGTATGTTTTTATTTTGGAAAACAAACGGAAAGAAGTAGCTATGTTGAAGCCAATCACAACCCAGACACGGGTGCCAGTAAAATAA